One window of Fusarium keratoplasticum isolate Fu6.1 chromosome 2, whole genome shotgun sequence genomic DNA carries:
- a CDS encoding Sulfatase domain-containing protein has translation MGTAKRPNFLIIVADDLGFSDIKPYGSEIDTPVLDRLSKDGIRMTNFHTAQACSPTRSMLLSGTDNHIAGIGQMAEFAEMRKKLTGKYPDYIDKPGYEGYLNWKVAALPEILSDAGYLTIMSGKWHLGMTPAVSPSARGFKKSFGFLPGCGNHFNYEPQFEADEDTMLLTSDGFWMENEKPVDRKKDLPKDFYSTNFFTEKMIDMLANRTEKEKEQPFFSYLAYTAPHWPMQAPQEVVEKYRGKYDNGPDKLRLDRLAKLKALGLVPFDVEAAPPVGFEAGVKWEDLTDHEQAVSARKMEVYAAMVDLLDKNIGRVVDALEVSGELDNTFILFMSDNGAEGSTLEAAPLLSSFKTLGELIAVHYDNSLENIGRHDSYVWYGSRWACAATAPSRGFKGWSTEGGIRCPCLIRFPPISAAPETISHSFTTVMDILPTILDLAQVQHPGTSFRGREVVVPRGKSWVNHLSSPTEHPTVHGNTNHIHGWELFGNRAIRRGNWKAVLLAKQGGDSWELFNVEEDPAEQHDLAKKRPEVLEEMLVHWATYVAETGLVEDAF, from the exons ATGGGCACTGCTAAACGACCAAACTTCCTCATCATAGTTGCCGATGACCTTGGCTTCAGCGATATCAAGCCGTATGGCTCTGAGATTGACACTCCTGTCTTAGACCGTCTATCCAAAGATGGCATACGCATGACCAACTTCCATACCGCGCAGGCATGCTCGCCTACACGGTCCATGCTGCTGTCTGGCACCGATAACCATATCGCTGGAATCGGTCAGATGGCTGAGTTTgccgagatgaggaagaagcttACTGGTAAATACCCTGATTACATTGACAAGCCGGGCTACGAAGGCTACCTTAACTGGAAAGTCGCTGCTTTGCCCGAAATCCTCTCTGACGCAGGCTACCTGACCATTATGTCTGGAAAGTGGCATTTGGGAATGACTCCTGCCGTTTCGCCGAGCGCAAGAGGTTTCAAGAAAAGCTTTGGTTTCTTACCTGGCTGTGGCAACCACTTCAACTACGAACCGCAGTTCGAGGCAGATGAAGATACGATGTTGTTAACATCTGATGGCTTTTGGATGGAGAATGAGAAGCCCGTTGATAGAAAGAAGGACTTACCAAAGGACTTTTACTCAACCAATTTCTTCACGGAAAAGATGATCGACATGTTAGCCAACAGAAccgagaaagaaaaagaacaGCCATTCTTTTCGTACTTGGCCTACACGGCGCCACACTGGCCAATGCAGGCGCCGCAAGAAGTTGTAGAGAAATATC GCGGCAAGTATGATAATGGGCCAGACAAACTCAGACTAGACCGCTTGGCCAAATTGAAAGCATTAGGTCTTGTGCCGTTTGATGTCGAGGCTGCCCCTCCCGTTGGTTTCGAAGCGGGCGTGAAGTGGGAAGACCTAACGGATCATGAGCAAGCTGTTTCTgcaaggaagatggaggtCTACGCAGCCATGGTTGATCTGCTCGATAAGAACATTGGCAGAGTAGTTGATGCACTTGAAGTATCAGGCGAACTGGACAACACTTTCATCTTGTTCATGTCAGACAACGGCGCAGAAGGATCTACGTTGGAAGCAGCACCT CTCTTGTCATCGTTCAAGACGTTGGGCGAATTGATTGCTGTACACTATGACAACAGTCTCGAGAATATCGGTAGACACGACTCGTACGTCTGGTACGGCTCACGGTGGGCATGTGCTGCCACTGCCCCTTCTCGCGGGTTCAAGGGATGGTCAACGGAGGGCGGGATCCGCTGCCCTTGCCTTATTCGCTTCCCTCCAATTTCAGCAGCTCCCGAGACTATTTCGCATTCATTCACAACTGTCATGGATATCTTACCCACCATTCTCGATCTTGCACAGGTGCAACACCCAGGGACCTCCTTCAGGGGCCGAGAAGTCGTTGTCCCTCGAGGAAAGTCCTGGGTGAACCATCTCTCGTCCCCCACGGAACACCCTACCGTCCACGGAAATACGAATCACATCCACGGTTGGGAATTGTTCGGCAATCGTGCCATCCGTAGAGGAAACTGGAAAGCAGTGTTACTAGCAAAGCAGGGTGGAGATAGTTGGGAGCTGTTCAATGTAGAGGAAGATCCGGCTGAGCAACATgatctggccaagaagcgtcCTGAGGTCCTGGAGGAAATGCTTGTACACTGGGCGACGTATGTTGCTGAGACGGGGTTAGTGGAAGATGCGTTCTAA
- a CDS encoding MFS domain-containing protein, translating into MLIEKQSLPPTVDDWGTSSPDPDKQSSGPEQHPLNNWSEAEERAVIRKLDFLIMPLLIAGFFVLQLDRGNIGNALTDFFLAEVGITQFQFNIGNQLLSLGIVLLELPSNLILYRVGPQKWISCQIFCWGLVATFQAFIKGKGVGAYYATRLLLGLLEAGFIPAGLYTLTQWYKRNEMSRRFTAFFLGNMTASAASGLIAYGILQMRGTAGLSGWQWMFLIEGIITILVGIVFALFMPHSPGNPSNILRHSYFTSREIHILTHRVANDNPTEGTKHKYVRWADLKAAFSRWYVYPQLTVSFCCIAIISPLGTYQPSIIASYGYDRLQANALSSVGNWIVIVLNLSFGWIADKTQRRGGLIFLAAVLSFAFCLATRQLVTSTNRDLKYGILTCTTLWGSVAHPLNGSWLAVNIRNPAERSITMALLVMTANAAGLAGAQIFQAHDAPLYRTGFTVILTLASIALVFAIGANAQYLWLNKKLSRKEEAEEGVGQAIAEGNKWRFSL; encoded by the coding sequence ATGTTGATCGAAAAGCAATCGCTTCCACCCACAGTGGATGACTGGGGCACCTCCAGTCCGGATCCGGACAAGCAGTCAAGTGGCCCAGAGCAGCACCCTCTCAATAATTGGTCAGAAGCTGAAGAACGAGCCGTGATCCGCAAGCTCGATTTCCTCATCATGCCtctcctcatcgccggcttctttgtcttgcAACTCGATCGCGGCAACATCGGCAACGCCCTAACagacttcttcctcgccgaAGTAGGGATCACTCAATTTCAATTCAACATCGGCAACCAACTCCTCAGTCTAGGCATTGTGCTACTTGAGCTGCCCAGCAACCTCATTCTCTATCGTGTCGGTCCTCAGAAATGGATCAGCTGCCAGATCTTTTGTTGGGGTCTGGTAGCCACCTTCCAAGCGTTCATCAAAGGAAAAGGCGTTGGCGCCTATTACGCTACCAGACTGTTGCTAGGTCTTCTTGAAGCCGGCTTCATTCCTGCAGGCTTGTACACTTTGACACAATGGTACAAGCGTAATGAGATGAGCAGACGCTTCACCGCGTTCTTCCTTGGCAACATGACTGCTTCAGCAGCAAGTGGTCTCATTGCCTACGGTATTCTTCAAATGCGAGGCACAGCAGGACTATCTGGTTGGCAGTGGATGTTCCTGATTGAAGGCATAATCACAATACTTGTCGGCATCGTTTTCGCCCTTTTCATGCCTCACTCCCCTGGAAATCCATCAAATATTCTGCGTCACTCATATTTTACGTCACGGGAGATCCATATTCTTACCCATCGTGTGGCCAATGACAATCCCACTGAAGGCACCAAGCACAAGTATGTCAGATGGGCTGACCTCAAGGCAGCATTCTCCCGATGGTATGTCTACCCACAGCTTACCGTCTCCTTCTGCTGCATCGCCATTATTTCGCCACTTGGAACGTATCAACCATCGATCATCGCAAGCTATGGCTACGATCGTCTTCAAGCAAACGCACTGTCTTCTGTCGGCAATTGGATCGTTATTGTCCTGAATCTATCGTTTGGGTGGATTGCCGATAAGACACAGAGGCGAGGAGGCCTTATTTTCCTTGCTGCTGTGCTAAGTTTTGCATTCTGTCTTGCGACCAGACAACTCGTTACGAGCACAAATCGGGATCTCAAGTACGGAATCCTCACTTGCACCACACTGTGGGGTTCTGTGGCTCACCCTCTGAACGGCTCCTGGCTTGCCGTCAACATTCGTAATCCTGCAGAGCGATCTATTACGATGGCTCTACTCGTCATGACTGCGAACGCTGCTGGTTTGGCAGGTGCTCAGATCTTTCAGGCACATGACGCACCACTCTATAGGACGGGTTTTACTGTCATTCTCACTCTGGCGTCCATCGCTTTGGTGTTTGCGATTGGCGCCAATGCACAGTATTTGTGGCTTAACAAGAAGCTATCCCGGaaggaagaagcagaggagggaGTAGGGCAAGCAATAGCTGAAGGGAACAAATGGCGATTCTCATTGTAG